CCGGGCCCACGATGTAGGTCACCGCGCCGGCGCCGATCGTCGTCATGCTGACGGCGTCGGTATAGCCGAACGCGCGCGCCACCAGCGCGCCCACGATGAACGGCAGCAGCGTGCCGAGCAGCAGCGACACCACGCCGATCAGCCCGGCGCGGCGCGCCTCGGTGGCCTGCACCTCGAAGGCGGTCGCGACGATCGCGAAATCGCGCAGCATCGCCCCGCCCATCAGGCCGATGCCGGCGAACAGCGGCACGTCGGCGATGCCTTTCGCGCCGTGCGTGAGGGCGCCGCCGGCGTAGGCGAGTGCGAGGCCGATCAGGATCGCGATCGCGGAGCCGTGAACGCGCCCGCGCGTGAGGGTCCGCGACAGCACCACCGATATCCAGGTCACGACGCCGACCAGCGCGAACGCGGCAACGAGGCCGTTGTGCGCAACGACTTTCTCGAGCATGGCAAGCATGGCGGCCTCCGCTTATTGCTCGACCGGCACGAGCGCCGAATCGTCGTGGCCCAGGCGCGAGAGCACGGCGATGCAGCAGGCGCAGATCGCCACCGCGCCCATCGCCGCGAGCAGCGCGACCGGGCCGCCCTTGAGCGCGGCCAGCACGTTCTGGTTGGCCGCCATCGCCACCACCACCGGGATGTACATCGCGCCCCAGAACGTGACGCCGGCCTCGGTCTCCTTCGGCAGACAGCCGCGCCGGTGCAGCCAGATGCGCAGCACGATCAGCAGCAGCATCGCGATGCCGACGCCGCCGACGTTGGTCTTCACGCCGATCGCGGCGCCCAGCAGGTCGCCGAGCAGAAGGCCGGCCAGATGGCAGAACGCGAGCAGGGCGGTTCCATAGATGATCATCGTTGTCTCCAGTCTTTCTGATAGGAATCGTTGGCGGCGCGCGGGCCGCCGCCCGGCGGTTCATCGATCGGAACGCATTCTCGGGCTGGCCGTGATGCCGGGGGACGGCACGGACAGTCTAGTTCGCCGCAATTCGGGCATTTATGAAGTTGTCCGGGCTTTTGATTCCGAACATCAATGAATCCCGCCGCTTGTTGCAGTTCTCGCCGCAGACTTGCTGGCGGCTGCGGATTTGGCGTTGTCCGGCTGGCGGGGGGAGGCGGGGGGGGGCGGTTCGGTGAGTGGGCCATCCCGCTCACGCGGGTTTCTGCGGCGCCGTCACGTTAGCGGAGTCGGTTCACAATGGGCGCGAGCGCGCCCTGCCCGTTTCATGCGGCAGACGGCTTCCGGGTGAGCGCGGTCCATGCACGCCACGTCGAGCTGCGCGACCACACCCGCCAACCCGGCAGCGCCGCCCCGGCAGTTGCGCACCGTCGGACCGGATAGCTGTCGGATCGAGTCGCGGCTTTCCCGGCTTAGGCGCGAGACGGACCAGCGGGATCCGCCTCGGCGCCATGTGCCGTCAGGTGCGGGCCAGGGTGCTCGGGCCGGCTTCCAGATCGATCTCGTCGTTCGGGCCGAGTTCTTGGATCGACACGCCGCGGTTGGCCGGGCTCTTGGTCTTGCCCATTTGCACGAACGGCGCGTACATCACCATACCCAGCAATAGCGCCACTGCCAGGTTGTTGACGTTGTTCTGGGTGTTCTTGCTCAGGTGCTGGCTCTTGTCCGCGACGATTTCCGAGAGCAAGGTGCTTGCCGTGAACAAGGTCGCGCGCGCTGGAAAGGCGCCCGTCACGGTATTCTTGAAATCGTCCAGCGACGGTATCGCGAACGACACCTTCAATTCCGGAATGCCGCCCTTGGTGATCGCAGTCGAAATCATGTCGTCGGCGAGTTCGCCACCCATGTTCCACGCGGCGCGCTCGGCCGAATGAGCCGTCTGCAGCGCCTGGCCTGCTGCGCCGGCGCCCGATGGCGACGATGCATATGACATGCCGCTGCCGACCGCCATCTGGTCCACGGTGTATGCCGTTCCGGCGGCGAGCGATTGCCGGAACGACGGCTCCTTGGGATGCTTGTCGCCGAGCTTGACGAACTGTTGCATGCCGTCGCGCATCGCGCAGTACAGCACGAAGGCGCCCAGGCTGGCCGAGGCACCCGCCATGCTGCCGGTGCCGATCGCAGCCAGCCCCATCACGCTGCCTACCGCCATCAGCGCAAGACGTGAGTTGCGGCTCGTGTCGGTAGCGATTCCCTTTTCCTTGTCGCGCATCATTCCGGCGACAAGCAGCGCGATCGGCGCGGCCGTCAGCAAAAGCCCGATCATCGCTTTCACGTCTTTCGACAGATGCTTGTCGCTCATCGCCTCACCCAGGCCCTGGCCGACGAGTTGACGAAGAAAGGTCGGGCCGTACACGGTCAGCGCACGCGACACAAAGGCATGGGCGGCGGAGGTCAGCAGCTTGCCCGCCCGGTTGTCGATGTTGTTGTTGACAATGTCGCTCGCCAACTGAAGCACGCTGTTGGTCAGCGTGCGCTGCTCTGCCGTCGTGGGTTCGGGCCGGTGCTCGATCGCGAGCGCCTGCTGCAGTGCCGAGAGGTTCGCGTCCTGCTGAACGGGACCGAGCTGCTGAGCAGATTCCGGGTCATCCAGTCTATCCAAGGCGTTGGAAAAATTCGTGAAGGAGACGTCGTCCATATCCCGCAACGTTTCGTCCATATCCCCGAACGAGCTGCTGGCGTCGAAATAGATGCTGCTCGAGCTCTCCGTGTCCGCCTCGTCGGCCGCGTTGATCGTCCGGGGATCCGGTGCCTGTTCCGGCCCTTGCGCTGACGAGGCATGAGTCGTCGCACGCGGCAGTCTTCTCGGCGCTGGCGCAGACGAGTGTTGGGGCGACGGTGTGGCTGTGGGCAGCGGTGCGGCGGTTTGCGAGCGTTCGCGCGAGGACGGGCGAATGACCGGTGCCTCGCGCGGCGGCGCCTCTTCACGCGCGAGCACCGTCGAGGTCGAGGGCAGATCCGACAGCGCGTGGGAACTCGTCCGTTGAGTCGGGGCAACTGTTTGGCTGGTGCCGGTGCTTTCGTCAGCCACTGCCCCCGGATTGGGAGCGGTCGCCGCAGGGCGATGAGCGTTAACCTTGCCGTCCATATTATTCTCGTGAAAGGTTATGAGTCGGAACAAGACGTGTAAGCCGCCGCAAGCGGAGGCACGTTCAATGTATCCGGCTCGATCTTTCACCGACGTCACAATACGAACTCGCGTCGTGTGTCACGAAGCCCGGGAGCCTTTGCCCCGCATCAACGGCGGCAGGCGCCCGGCAAATCCTGCTCGGTTCGAGCGGCCGGGCAAATGCTCGGTGGCGTGTCGCAGCGCGCGGCGCGGCGGCGCGCCCGGCCGTCACCAGCGCAGCACGCGCGGCCCGATCGCGGCACCCGCGGCGCTCGGCACCAGCATGCCGAGCAGGTACCAGGCGCTCCAGAACGGCACGCCCATCTCCGGGCAATGCAGGCAGTAGACGAGCGTCGCGACGGCGCCCGACAGCAGGCCGCCCACGCCGCCAGCCAGCGCGAGGCGGGTGGGCGCGAGGCGCCTGAGCGCGGCGAGGATCGCCACCAAGCCCGGCACCGACAGCAGCGCGATCAGCCACGGACAGACCTGCCAGGTCGAGCCGAGCACGAGCGCGAGCCGGTCGCCCGCCGGCGCGGCGGCCAGCACGGCCAGCGCGGCGATCCAGGCCACTGCCACCGGCGCGGCGATCAGGAGGCTCGGGCGGCCGGCGTGCGCACCCGGGCGCGCGAGCCTGGCGAGCGTGGCGAGCGCGCCGATCGCGAGTGCGAGCGGCAGCGCCAGCTTGGCCCAGAACAGCGGCGTGAGCGCGACCTCGGCGAGGTCGCGGCGCATGCCGAGCAGGGCCGCCATCAGCAGCAGCGCGCCGGCCGCGCCGATCGCGAGCGCCGTCGCGAAGCGCCTGGCCGGCAGGCGCGGGTCCGCGGGCGTCACGCCGGTGGCCAGCATCGATATCAGATCGTCGGTCTTCATCGTGTTCCCCGAATCTTCGCGGCCAGCGCCTTCAGGCCGCGGTGTACTCCGATCTTCACGGCCGATTCGGACAGGCCGGTCATCCGCGCCGTTTCGGCCACCGACAACCCTTCCAGCTTCACATGCAAGATCGGCAGGCGCTGCCGGTCCGGCAGCGTGTCGAGCAGCTTGGCCAGATCGCGTCGCGCCTCGAACGGTTCCGACTCCGGGGCCGCGAGCCACTCCGATTCGTCGTCGAAGCTTTGGTTCAGCGCGTCCTGCCTGGACCAGGCGCGGAAGTCGTCGATCAGCTTGTAGCGCGCGATCGCGTGGACCCAGGCCGTCAGCGGCTCGCCGGCGCGATACGTGTGCCGCTTGTCGTGGATCGCCAGCAGCATCTCCTGCACCAGGTCCTCCACGTCGGCGGGCCGGTTCGCGAGCCGGCGCCGCACGAAGCCGCGCAGGTACGCGCACAGCGCGCTCAGGAAGCGCCGATAGGCGGCCTCGTCGCCATCGAGGCCGGCCAGCAGCCACTGCCGCAGCGCCTGTTCGGTCTGCTGCCGAGCGGCACCGTCTCGAATTCGCTCCATGCGTCGTCCGGGTTACAGGAAGCCGAAAAAATACTTTCGGCGAATGCCGCGGCGCGCGTTCGCGAGTCCGGGCGCGGGCGTGGGGCGTGCCGCCGTCCGCAGGCGGGCACGAGGCGGATTGTATCTTGGCCAAGCGACGCGCAGCCGTCGTGCCGGAGGCCGAGCCGGGCTGCCGCCGCATCGCGGCCGCACGTCGGCACGTCGGTACGGCCTCGCCTCGGCAGAGTCGGAGCGGGCGGGGGGAGGGACCGGGGCGCAGCGCGGCATGCCCGGGCCGGCAAGCGATTCCGGCCGACGCTGCTGCGCCGGCCGGCCACCGCCTCAAGCCAGAGAATGACGGGCGGCGCGTGTCTTCAGGACGCGTTCGCCCATCTCATTCGATGCGTTGCCAGGCAGCGCCTGCCTGCCGCCCGTGTCGGCCCGTGCGGCGGGTTCGATCGATCGGCGATGCATTGCATTCGCAACCGAATGAGCGGCCAGCTTAGCAATCCGCGAAATTGGTGCCCATACCCCGAAATGGGTAGGGCGCCGAAGCGTGCCCTCGTCATCGTGTTGACGGCGCGCGCGCCGGCCTCAGGCCGAGCCGAGCGCCGCGATCTCGATCGCGAGCGTGGTGCCGCGCGCGCCCGAGTCGATCCGCAACTGGCCGCCCAGCCGTCCGACCCGCGCGCGCAGGCTGTGCATGCCGATCCCGCCGTGCGGCGTGGGCGCCTCCGGATCGAAGCCGTGTCCGTTGTCGGCCACCGTGATGCGCAGCCCGCGCGCGCCGTCGTGCACGAGGCCGATCTCGACGCGCGTCGCGCCGCTGTGGCGCAGCGCGTTGGTGGCCGCTTCCTGCAGGATGCGCATCACATCGAGGCAGACGGCGTTGGGCAGTTGCAGCGTGCCGATGCCGTCGAGCCGCCAGCGGCAGTCGATGCCCTGCGCCTCGAACGCGCGCGCGAGCCGGTGGCGCAGCGGTGCGATGAGGCCGTCGAGCGAGCGCGTGCCGGCGTGCTCGAGCGCGGCCGAATCGATGATGATGCGCAGGTCGTCGCGCAGCTCCTTGAGGATGCCGAGGAAGCGCGCCGGCGGCATGTCGTGCGGCGCGTGCTCGAGCGCGCTGATGCTCGACACCAGCGTGCCGCCGAGCCCGTCGTGCAGGTCCTGCGCGAGGCTCAGGCGCTCGTTCAGGCGCGCGTTGGCCACCTGCAGCGCGTGCTCGCGATCGAGCGTGTTGCGCAGGTCGCGCCTGGCCTCGGCCACGGCGCCCGTCAGCTCGTCGTTGAACTGCTCGATGCGCTGCAGGCTGGTGACGAACCGCCAGGCGAGCACCAGCGCCATGCCGATCATCTCGAACTGCGCCGCGATCGAGGTGTAGTAGAGATTGTCGGTCAGCACGCCGAGGAAGGTCAGGATGTCGTGCACGCCGGCCGCGATGAAGATCAGCATGCAGGCCGACAGCGCGAGCCGGTCCGCGCGCGGGCGGCGCAGCGAGAACACGATGAAGGCGCCGCAGCAGCCGATGAAGGTCGCCGCCGGGATCAGCGCGATCACGGCGCGCACCGTCTCGATGGCGGCATGCGGCGCGGCCAGCATGGCCGCCGTCTGCGCCGCCGCGAGCACCCACAGGGCGGCCTCGAGGCGCGCGTGGCGGCGGTTCGCGAAACGCAGCGTGAACATCGCGAAGCTGCTGGCGAACAGCACCACGGCCACCGACATCGCCGCCTCCCAGCCGTCGGTGCTCGTGAACGGCCACGGCGTGGTGACCACCTGGTTCATCTGGAAGCACCACCAGGCGAGCGACTGCAGCCCGAACCAGCCATACACGCTCTCGCGCCGCCGCATCAGCCACAGCACCACGAAGAAGCAGCCGAGCATGGAGGTGATGGCCAGGCTGTAGCGCTGCAGGTCGCGGCGCAGTTCGTGCGAACGGCCGTAGTGCCGCGCCACCA
The window above is part of the Burkholderia glumae LMG 2196 = ATCC 33617 genome. Proteins encoded here:
- the madM gene encoding malonate transporter subunit MadM, coding for MLAMLEKVVAHNGLVAAFALVGVVTWISVVLSRTLTRGRVHGSAIAILIGLALAYAGGALTHGAKGIADVPLFAGIGLMGGAMLRDFAIVATAFEVQATEARRAGLIGVVSLLLGTLLPFIVGALVARAFGYTDAVSMTTIGAGAVTYIVGPVTGAAIGASSDVIALSIATGLVKAIIVMVGTPFAAGFLGLRTPRSAMIFGGLAGTVSGVTAGLAATDRRLVPYGALISTFHTGVGCLLGPSALYFATRAMVGG
- the madL gene encoding malonate transporter subunit MadL encodes the protein MIIYGTALLAFCHLAGLLLGDLLGAAIGVKTNVGGVGIAMLLLIVLRIWLHRRGCLPKETEAGVTFWGAMYIPVVVAMAANQNVLAALKGGPVALLAAMGAVAICACCIAVLSRLGHDDSALVPVEQ
- a CDS encoding DUF1109 domain-containing protein, whose translation is MKTDDLISMLATGVTPADPRLPARRFATALAIGAAGALLLMAALLGMRRDLAEVALTPLFWAKLALPLALAIGALATLARLARPGAHAGRPSLLIAAPVAVAWIAALAVLAAAPAGDRLALVLGSTWQVCPWLIALLSVPGLVAILAALRRLAPTRLALAGGVGGLLSGAVATLVYCLHCPEMGVPFWSAWYLLGMLVPSAAGAAIGPRVLRW
- a CDS encoding sigma-70 family RNA polymerase sigma factor → MERIRDGAARQQTEQALRQWLLAGLDGDEAAYRRFLSALCAYLRGFVRRRLANRPADVEDLVQEMLLAIHDKRHTYRAGEPLTAWVHAIARYKLIDDFRAWSRQDALNQSFDDESEWLAAPESEPFEARRDLAKLLDTLPDRQRLPILHVKLEGLSVAETARMTGLSESAVKIGVHRGLKALAAKIRGTR
- a CDS encoding sensor histidine kinase, whose amino-acid sequence is MQAAPNCDHSLPFAAGRAAAASRAVRQMPVAAVMLIGLAAALCALLATPAGAAAPAAPRASPAAPAALAAGTRPGRDARPDGRPEDGPGCPLVVEAARGTWDAATPPATGWLRVTLPDVWTSRWPGFDGVVWYRLNWSAACGADAPLAVFIDYLNMAGAVYLNGTMLGRDVQLTEPLSRAWNMPRYWLLPAPLLHAGAHAGNTLLIRVSGLAAYAPGLGPVLVGPSEVVARHYGRSHELRRDLQRYSLAITSMLGCFFVVLWLMRRRESVYGWFGLQSLAWWCFQMNQVVTTPWPFTSTDGWEAAMSVAVVLFASSFAMFTLRFANRRHARLEAALWVLAAAQTAAMLAAPHAAIETVRAVIALIPAATFIGCCGAFIVFSLRRPRADRLALSACMLIFIAAGVHDILTFLGVLTDNLYYTSIAAQFEMIGMALVLAWRFVTSLQRIEQFNDELTGAVAEARRDLRNTLDREHALQVANARLNERLSLAQDLHDGLGGTLVSSISALEHAPHDMPPARFLGILKELRDDLRIIIDSAALEHAGTRSLDGLIAPLRHRLARAFEAQGIDCRWRLDGIGTLQLPNAVCLDVMRILQEAATNALRHSGATRVEIGLVHDGARGLRITVADNGHGFDPEAPTPHGGIGMHSLRARVGRLGGQLRIDSGARGTTLAIEIAALGSA